A genomic region of Antennarius striatus isolate MH-2024 chromosome 16, ASM4005453v1, whole genome shotgun sequence contains the following coding sequences:
- the cacng1b gene encoding voltage-dependent calcium channel gamma-1 subunit — protein sequence MFEEQATKVKITSVVILVGMSSMLAAIVTDHWAVLSPRVEKLNATCEAAHFGLWRLCKKTIFIVKEDPQGKGCGPISLPGAKNCSYFKHFTSGEEAEVFEVKTQKEYNISAAAIAIFSLFFMILGTLCVIFSFGKGRDYLLRPAGMFFAFAGLCIVISVEVMRQSVKRMIDSDETIWIEYYYSWSFTCACAAFTLLILSGVVLLLISMPHMPRNPWETCMDAEPDTLD from the exons ATGTTTGAAGAGCAGGCAACCAAGGTAAAGATCACATCAGTGGTGATCTTGGTGGGCATGTCATCCATGCTGGCGGCGATAGTGACCGACCACTGGGCAGTGCTCAGCCCTCGGGTGGAGAAGCTCAACGCAACCTGCGAAGCGGCCCACTTTGGCCTCTGGCGGCTCTGCAAGAAGACCATCTTCATTGTGAAGGAGGATCCGCAGGGCAAAGGTTGTGGCCCTATCAGCTTACCTGGAG CAAAAAACTGTTCCTATTTCAAACACTTTACCTCGGGGGAAGAAGCTGAAGTTTTTGAAGTCAAGACCCAGAAAG AGTACAATATCTCAGCAGCAGCCATTGCCATCTTCAGTCTGTTCTTCATGATCCTGGGCACGCTCTGTGTTATCTTTTCTTTCGGAAAGGGGCGGGATTACCTACTTCGGCCTGCTGGGATGTTCTTTGCTTTTGCAG GTCTTTGTATTGTCATTTCTGTTGAGGTAATGCGGCAATCCGTCAAGCGTATGATTGACAGTGACGAGACCATCTGGATTGAATACTACTACTCCTGGTCTTTTACTTGTGCCTGCGCCGCCTTCACCCTGCTCATCCTCAGTGGAGTCGTCCTGCTCCTTATCTCCATGCCTCACATGCCACGGAACCCCTGGGAGACCTGCATGGATGCTGAGCCTGACACCTTAGATTAG